In Salmo salar chromosome ssa15, Ssal_v3.1, whole genome shotgun sequence, one genomic interval encodes:
- the LOC106571757 gene encoding A-kinase anchor protein 12 — protein sequence MGAQTSAHRDGKSQEDASAENLRSAVNAISEGDSVVESKLQQKNGLISISSLNGKADEQTELYDHSEDNTLAEEVDGVSVSQKEVVPEMMDSLQAAVASQVNREKEENESPDANNITGPEEKEVEEKSGEANEVGFKKIFNFIGFKFTLKKDKNEKTDPVQMLKLMDKDVEGGTKGSEETKEEAATAEERKAAEPETATVEADAVEAATPVDAPSETVDGEAAEKEPSDPAAAATTPRGQEAPASPFRRFFTQGIFSNQRKKASIKKAKEEEPKEKAAEEKIKEGEEKAEAGVEREKAKEEVKEVEPVTLSETETPEASAEEINEEIQAEVDMEISEAAITDYAKQAEENVEGAVDSDKAPVEVTTEVELFSSQNKVKAQGSPLKKLFTGAGLKKLSTKKQKKDKKDTETKLTESGEQAPEQLQPSTESAEVQKPDSGASSPEESGEHAIGVEATQAEVSLEADEEVTRSDEGKKKEGIMHWSSFKKLVTPKKRVKRPSESEDETTVEKAMSATLFSTESAVFVEKKKEEPELTEEEPKTETTEDLEGSTEDPKKMKMDTSLSWEALMCMGNKKRTRKTSEDEETKIEEEAPPTGEEQVKTAESPLGSSGEADKENTVSSPEPSTSPAAGDSTWDTLKRFVTHRKKPKNEEKTDESGGEQVISDSEIPKEESSFSLRKLIPGRRKKKLLSSNLGFVEEDSDTPAVVPLSEFDNEHAESKEEAEAEMTVETVDSEEAAPITQVQFSIEERSPSWISATGVMENLQEIPHDQLSDIPEEGAATPKSADTTIAEDIAEQTSEAVSCQKQEPELSVAKVTENSDAENILEQIPEAVICQEPDLSVSEVTEEMIPATYGKTTPLSNEPETESLEVQQEAVELLSDLPSLTSVEIIEIPLEEAASVPEPTPPIEFAETKSNVVLMVHEEIEGSAICTVLGTKEIAKVAVEKLVIPTMECLAEISNGLSAEMPVEDKADPTEAADTNEDPVFQAQVEQVESIFLEPPLEKTIEDIPNPDIATEGKEHEDEKVVTINNIKMEVEIVEAPAVNENIVDPIVPTVEDSIAANILDGSEAPVIEVKSKEEMAAVEEVTAVEEVNEPAAREMVTSLTDANQPTVTEVCEAAIVAPAEEFAIVKQTTYLVCPLSESLETQQVEVTEAMAVEKVSVAVAEPAGDDQIQVQVTEVGVTEAEETKEAEAMEETGLVVAQVVIQSAVEKVSEAEFEPKAPATATITTEDAPPVQVVATIEKEIELVAEEKPVIAETPVVQVEAPAPETPAEVSATPEAPAEAEKAPKEVHEAVQIIDTVPVSVEITKSLMEEVTKEVEDVLKEEVEEIKQEVELKQAMEVNVSVEKVVEVEVVTEVDQTESETDGKAKEEIKEVEGNIDALEVQEVPQSEGEEVVNEFQLEVQQAEVKAVVQEVIAEVPTPETAEEKSEATVVTEETPVPDAPTETAEAPAQPEETTTEVVVPQTTQVVIQATEIIEEAAEEIMVEVVEKDAIVSSPETKEAPANEDTTDPEQTADTPAPVPTVADVVETNMKDDSAAVQEQTSDGPQTALEEHQTDVSTEAVAAIQDAPVNSMEEEVAVAMAVTVASSAEPAAEKATSVKCAEVMVQVIEDVVKEIKPVS from the coding sequence TTGATGGCGTGTCCGTGTCTCAGAAGGAGGTTGTTCCTGAGATGATGGACTCCCTCCAGGCTGCGGTGGCCTCTCAGGTgaacagagagaaggaggagaatgaGTCTCCTGACGCCAACAACATCACCGGGCCTGAAGAGAAGGAGGTTGAGGAGAAATCGGGTGAGGCCAACGAGGTGGGTTTCAAGAAGATCTTCAATTTCATCGGCTTCAAGTTCACTCTGAAGAAGGACAAGAATGAGAAGACTGATCCGGTGCAGATGCTGAAGTTGATGGACAAGGACGTGGAAGGAGGGACTAAGGGGTCTGAGGAAACTAAAGAGGAAGCCGCCactgcagaggagaggaaggcggCTGAGCCAGAGACCGCCACTGTTGAGGCTGACGCTGTTGAGGCTGCAACTCCAGTGGATGCCCCATCTGAGACTGTGGATGGAGAGGCTGCAGAGAAAGAGCCCTCGGACCCAGCTGCAGCTGCAACTACCCCACGTGGCCAGGAGGCCCCCGCGTCCCCCTTCAGAAGGTTCTTTACACAGGGAATCTTCTCCAACCAGCGCAAGAAGGCAAGTATCAAAAAGGCCAAAGAGGAGGAACCAAAAGAGAAAGCTGCTGAGGAGAAGataaaggagggagaggagaaagcagaGGCTGGGGTGGAGCGAGAGAAAGCAAAGGAAGAGGTGAAGGAGGTGGAGCCAGTGACACTATCAGAAACTGAGACACCTGAAGCATCTGCCGAAGAGATCAACGAGGAGATCCAAGCCGAAGTTGACATGGAAATCTCAGAAGCCGCTATTACTGATTATGCCAAACAAGCAGAGGAGAATGTTGAAGGAGCTGTGGATTCAGACAAGGCCCCAGTTGAGGTCACCACCGAGGTTGAGCTTTTCTCATCCCAGAATAAGGTCAAGGCCCAGGGAAGCCCACTGAAAAAGCTCTTTACTGGGGCTGGCCTGAAGAAGCTCTCTACCAAGAAACAGAAGAAAGACAAGAAAGATACGGAGACCAAGCTGACCGAGTCTGGGGAACAGGCACCTGAacagctccagccctctacaGAGTCAGCAGAGGTCCAGAAACCTGACAGTGGGGCATCATCTCCAGAGGAGTCTGGTGAGCATGCCATCGGGGTGGAAGCTACCCAAGCTGAGGTCAGCCTAGAGGCTGATGAGGAGGTAACCAGATCAGACGAAGGCAAGAAGAAAGAAGGTATCATGCACTGGTCCTCCTTCAAGAAGCTGGTGACACCCAAGAAACGAGTCAAGAGGCCCTCTGAGAGCGAGGACGAGACAACTGTTGAGAAGGCCATGTCGGCCACCCTGTTCTCCACTGAGAGCGCCGTGTTTGtggagaaaaagaaagaggagCCGGAACTCACTGAGGAGGAGCCAAAAACCGAAACCACAGAGGACCTGGAGGGCAGCACAGAGGACCCCAAAAAGATGAAGATGGACACCTCACTCTCCTGGGAGGCCCTGATGTGTATGGGCAACAAGAAGAGGACCAGGAAGACCTCTGAAGATGAGGAGACCAAAATCGAAGAGGAGGCACCACCAACTGGGGAAGAGCAGGTTAAGACAGCAGAGTCTCCTCTTGGCAGCTCCGGAGAGGCAGACAAGGAAAACACAGTGTCATCCCCCGAACCATCCACTAGCCCCGCCGCAGGAGACTCCACCTGGGATACTCTCAAGCGTTTTGTCACCCATAGAAAGAAGCCCAAAAACGAGGAGAAGACAGATGAATCTGGTGGCGAACAGGTAATCTCAGACAGTGAAATTCCCAAAGAAGAGTCCTCCTTCTCTCTGAGGAAACTCATTCCCGGACGCAGAAAGAAGAAGCTGCTTTCCTCCAATCTGGGGTTTGTTGAGGAAGATTCCGACACACCAGCCGTGGTCCCTCTCTCAGAGTTCGACAACGAGCATGCCGAGAGTAAAGAAGAGGCTGAAGCCGAAATGACAGTGGAGACAGTGGATTCTGAGGAAGCAGCACCAATCACTCAGGTCCAATTTTCCATTGAAGAGAGATCCCCCTCTTGGATCTCAGCCACGGGGGTCATGGAAAACCTCCAGGAGATTCCACATGATCAGCTGAGTGACATCCCAGAAGAGGGTGCCGCCACCCCCAAATCTGCTGACACCACCATCGCAGAGGACATTGCAGAACAGACCTCAGAGGCAGTCTCATGCCAAAAGCAGGAACCTGAGTTGTCTGTTGCCAAGGTGACTGAAAATTCTGATGCCGAGAACATTTTAGAGCAGATCCCAGAAGCAGTCATTTGCCAGGAGCCTGATCTGTCTGTTTCTGAGGTAACTGAAGAGATGATCCCAGCCACGTATGGCAAAACCACCCCTCTGTCCAATGAGCCTGAGACAGAGTCTTTGGAGGTCCAGCAGGAGGCTGTGGAGCTGCTCAGTGATCTCCCAAGCCTGACTTCTGTGGAAATCATAGAGATCCCACTGGAGGAGGCTGCTTCCGTCCCAGAACCCACTCCGCCGATCGAGTTCGCCGAAACCAAATCAAATGTTGTCTTGATGGTGCATGAAGAAATCGAGGGTTCCGCCATCTGCACTGTCCTGGGCACCAAGGAGATCGCCAAGGTGGCTGTGGAGAAGCTTGTAATTCCCACCATGGAATGTCTAGCTGAGATCAGCAATGGTCTGTCTGCTGAAATGCCGGTAGAAGATAAGGCTGATCCAACTGAGGCGGCTGACACTAATGAAGACCCAGTGTTCCAGGCTCAAGTGGAGCAGGTCGAAAGCATATTCCTGGAGCCGCCACTAGAGAAAACTATTGAAGACATCCCAAATCCTGATATAGCCACTGAGGGTAAAGAGCATGAAGATGAAAAGGTCGTCACGATCAATAATATCAAGATGGAGGTTGAAATTGTTGAGGCCCCTGCGGTGAATGAGAACATTGTGGACCCCATTGTACCAACTGTCGAAGACTCCATTGCTGCTAACATTTTGGATGGCTCTGAGGCACCTGTCATTGAGGTCAAAAGTAAAGAAGAGATGGCTGCCGTCGAAGAGGTCACTGCTGTAGAGGAGGTGAATGAGCCTGCTGCCCGAGAAATGGTCACTTCACTAACTGATGCTAACCAGCCCACAGTCACTGAAGTGTGCGAGGCAGCCATTGTTGCCCCTGCTGAAGAGTTTGCCATTGTAAAGCAGACCACGTACCTCGTCTGCCCACTGTCTGAGTCCTTGGAAACCCAGCAAGTGGAGGTCACAGAGGCCATGGCAGTGGAAAAGGTCTCAGTGGCAGTTGCAGAGCCCGCTGGCGATGACCAAATTCAAGTGCAGGTGACTGAGGTTGGCGTTACAGAGGCTGAAGAGACAAAGGAGGCAGAGGCCATGGAGGAGACGGGCTTGGTCGTCGCTCAGGTGGTCATCCAGAGTGCTGTGGAGAAAGTGTCTGAAGCAGAGTTTGAACCCAAAGCGCCTGCCACTGCTACCATCACAACTGAAGATGCACCACCAGTCCAGGTGGTAGCAACGATAGAGAAAGAGATTGAACTAGTAGCAGAGGAGAAACCTGTCATTGCTGAAACTCCTGTAGTCCAAGTTGAGGCACCAGCACCAGAAACCCCAGCAGAGGTGTCTGCTACTCCAGAGGCACCAGCCGAGGCTGAAAAAGCACCAAAGGAAGTCCACGAGGCTGTCCAGATCATTGACACCGTTCCAGTCTCAGTTGAAATCACAAAGAGTCTCATGGAAGAGGTTACCAAGGAGGTGGAGGATGTTCTCAAAGAGGAAGTAGAGGAAataaaacaggaagtggaattaaaGCAAGCAATGGAGGTCAATGTAAGTGTGGAGAAAGTTGTAGAGGTTGAAGTTGTAACCGAGGTGGaccagacagagagtgagacagatggaAAGGCAAAGGAGGAGATCAAAGAGGTAGAGGGCAACATTGACGCATTAGAGGTTCAGGAAGTTCCACAATCTGAGGGAGAGGAAGTAGTTAATGAATTCCAACTCGAGGTTCAACAAGCTGAGGTAAAAGCGGTGGTTCAGGAAGTGATAGCAGAGGTTCCCACACCAGAGACAGCTGAAGAGAAGTCAGAAGCAACGGTTGTGACAGAAGAGACCCCAGTCCCAGATGCCCCCACAGAGACTGCTGAAGCCCCAGCCCAGCCAGAGGAGACAACTACAGAGGTTGTAGTCCCACAGACCACACAGGTGGTCATACAGGCAACAGAGATCATTGAAGAGGCAGCGGAGGAAAtcatggtggaggtggtagaaaAAGATGCCATTGTAAGCTCACCAGAGACAAAGGAAGCCCCGGCCAATGAAGACACAACAGACCCTGAACAAACGGCAGACACCCCCGCCCCTGTTCCAACTGTCGCCGATGTTGTCGAAACAAACATGAAAGACGACAGTGCCGCAGTTCAGGAACAGACATCGGACGGCCCCCAGACAGCACTGGAAGAGCATCAAACGGATGTTTCAACAGAGGCTGTGGCTGCCATTCAAGACGCCCCAGTTaacagcatggaagaggaggttgCTGTTGCCATGGCTGTGACAGTTGCCAGCTCAGCGGAGCCAGCGGCAGAGAAGGCGACGTCGGTGAAGTGTGCGGAGGTGATGGTGCAGGTGATTGAGGATGTGGTGAAGGAGATCAAACCTGTCTCCTAA